The genomic DNA GGACAAGATGGACATCCTTTTTGAAGCGGGCGTGAAGCGCCTGTTGTGCAACAAAGAGTGAGCGCGCCGGGCGGGCGCGCGGTTTTTCCAGTTTTTCCCGCCGCTTGCTTCCTCCGGTTCCCTCTTTGCATGGCATCAAATGTGCATATTTCCGCATGGTGAACGCTGACGGCAGATTTTTCCCGGAGGAATCCATGAGGACACAGACGACGGTACGGACGCGGATTTTCAGGAGCATCCCATGGATGCCGATTGTGCTGCTGGGGCTGCTTGTAAGCACCGGCGGCTGCCTATCCCTCAGGGATATGGGGATGGAAAAGCCCAATCCCGAGATAGCGATCCAGACGGCGGAATACGGCACGATTACCCAGATAACGTCCGCGCTTATGAAAGATAACGAA from uncultured delta proteobacterium includes the following:
- a CDS encoding hypothetical protein (Evidence 5 : No homology to any previously reported sequences); the encoded protein is MPIVLLGLLVSTGGCLSLRDMGMEKPNPEIAIQTAEYGTITQITSALMKDNEIRWGDIAITVDTDDGRIVIVTQPEDDIYKVGDRVRVVRADKGFIRVQLVN